A portion of the Trachemys scripta elegans isolate TJP31775 chromosome 9, CAS_Tse_1.0, whole genome shotgun sequence genome contains these proteins:
- the LOC117882906 gene encoding ras-related protein Rab-6A-like, producing MQKRACFYAVPFLSPYIFPFPRSGCSCGTQPARRGSAASFPATSVTLLQLSLSLTLQVRLQLWDTAGQERFRSLIPSYIRDSTIAVVVYDITNLNSFQQTSKWIDDVRTERGSDVIIMLVGNKTDLADKRQITTEEGEQRAKELNVMFIETSAKTGYNVKQLFRRVAAALPGMDSTPEKSKEDMIDIKLEKPPEQPVTESGCSC from the exons tccccttcctctccccctacatttttccatttcccagatcaggctgcagctgtgggacACAGCCGGCCAGGAGAGGTTCCGCAGCCTCATTCCCAGCTACATCCGTGACTCTGCTGCAGCTGTCATTGTCTTTGACATTACAA GTTCGGCTACAGCTTTGGGACACAGCAGGCCAGGAGCGGTTCCGCAGCCTCATTCCCAGCTACATCCGCGACTCCACCATTGCTGTGGTAGTCTATGACATTACAA ATCTGAACTCGTTCCAGCAAACCTCCAAGTGGATTGATGATGTGcgaacagagagaggaagtgatgtCATCATCATGTTGGTGGGGAATAAAACTGACCTGGCAGACAAGAG GCAAATCACTACGGAGGAAGGTGAGCAGAGAGCCAAAGAGCTGAATGTGATGTTTATTGAGACAAGTGCGAAGACTGGATACAATGTGAAACAG CTTTTCCGCCGTGTGGCTGCTGCCTTACCTGGGATGGACAGCACACCTGAGAAGAGCAAAGAAGACA TGATTGACATCAAGCTAGAGAAACCTCCTGAGCAGCCAGTAACGGAGAGCGGCTGTTCCTGCTAA
- the LOC117882452 gene encoding START domain-containing protein 10-like, producing the protein MEPVQVPDADAFRAFRAQCEAEQGWQSRYSQEGVGVWVQPPLPAGPAVHTVKCCIDIQDVPAETMYDVLHDIEYRRKWDTNVIDTHDIARLATNADVGYYSWKCPKPLKNRDVVTLRSWQVVDKSYMIINFSVKHPQYPPRKDLVRAVSILAGYLVQSTGPNSCTLTYLAQVDPKGKLPKWVVNKASQYLAPRMLKKMHKACLKYPSWKQQHNVSMKPWLYPEQNELPTMMLSDLALQHAASLENIDESSLSEVKDERGDHSGSEN; encoded by the exons ATGGAGCCTGTGCAGGTGCCCGATGCCGACGCCTTCCGGGCCTTCCGGGCTCAGTGCGAGGCGGAGCAAGGCTGGCAGAGCAGATACAGCCAGGAGGGCGTCGGGGTGTGGGTGCAGCCGCCCCTGCCCGCCGGCCCCGCCGTGCACACGGTCAAG TGCTGCATTGACATCCAAGATGTGCCAGCGGAGACGATGTATGATGTGCTGCATGACATTGAGTATCGCAGGAAGTGGGACACGAACGTCATTGACACACATGACATTGCCCGGCTTGCCACCAATGCTGATGTGGGCTACTACTCCT GGAAATGTCCAAAGCCCTTAAAGAACAGAGATGTGGTGACACTGCGATCCTGGCAGGTTGTGGATAAATCTTACATGATCATCAACTTCTCTGTCAAACACCCG CAATATCCTCCCCGAAAGGACCTGGTAAGGGCTGTTTCTATCTTGGCGGGATACTTGGTGCAGTCAACTGGACCAAACAGCTGCACCTTGACTTACCTGGCTCAGGTGGACCCCAAAG GGAAACTGCCAAAGTGGGTTGTGAATAAAGCTTCCCAGTACCTGGCACCAAGG ATGCTGAAGAAGATGCATAAGGCCTGCTTGAAATACCCCTCCTGGAAACAGCAGCACAATGTCAGTATGAAGCCCTGGCTGTATCCTGAGCAGAACGAGCTCCCCACCATGATGCTGTCAGACCTGGCACTCCAGCATGCTGCCTCTCTGGAGAACATTGATGAGAGCAGCCTGTCGGAGGTGAAGGACGAGAGGGGAGACCACAGTGGCTCTGAGAACTGA